A region from the Parasphingopyxis sp. CP4 genome encodes:
- a CDS encoding DMT family transporter: protein MATSMSSQAAPESHPIIMPVLMVLAGLAFFSAMDAVMKDLSITLGAYNAVLWRYAAGVVFMFALYFGRPRRRPSRASMRLYMIRGVLIAVMAFLFFWGLVRVPLAEGVALSFIAPLMALYLAAVLLKERIGKNAIFASLLGIAGVVVIVIGKMGSEFGPDAQWGIAAILCSATAYAYNLVLQRQMALIAGPVEIAFFQNIIVFACLLLVAPFFAVVPDLDVWPALSGAAALAIVSLLLVTWGYARAEAQYLVSLEYSAFIWAAILGWYFFGEAVTWTTIAGTVLIVSGCLLVAWRRPKKAEMVEAAVS, encoded by the coding sequence ATGGCGACCAGTATGAGCAGCCAGGCCGCCCCCGAATCGCACCCGATTATCATGCCGGTGCTCATGGTCCTGGCGGGTCTCGCCTTCTTTTCGGCGATGGACGCGGTGATGAAGGATCTCTCGATCACGCTTGGCGCCTATAACGCCGTCCTGTGGCGCTATGCTGCGGGTGTCGTCTTCATGTTCGCGCTCTATTTCGGGCGACCGCGCCGGCGACCGAGCCGGGCTTCCATGCGGCTCTACATGATCCGCGGCGTACTGATTGCCGTGATGGCCTTCCTATTCTTCTGGGGCCTGGTGCGGGTTCCGCTCGCCGAGGGCGTGGCGCTATCCTTCATCGCCCCGCTGATGGCGCTCTATCTCGCGGCTGTGTTGCTCAAGGAGCGCATCGGCAAGAACGCGATCTTCGCGTCATTGCTCGGCATTGCCGGTGTGGTGGTGATCGTGATCGGCAAGATGGGCAGCGAGTTTGGCCCGGACGCCCAATGGGGAATCGCCGCGATCCTGTGTTCGGCGACGGCCTATGCCTATAACCTCGTGCTCCAGCGGCAGATGGCGTTGATCGCCGGGCCGGTCGAGATTGCCTTTTTCCAGAACATTATCGTTTTTGCCTGCCTGTTGCTGGTCGCGCCGTTCTTCGCGGTCGTGCCGGATCTCGATGTCTGGCCTGCGCTCTCGGGTGCCGCCGCGCTCGCCATCGTATCGCTGTTGCTGGTGACCTGGGGCTATGCGCGGGCCGAGGCGCAATATCTGGTGAGCCTTGAATATAGCGCGTTCATTTGGGCGGCGATCCTCGGCTGGTATTTCTTCGGCGAAGCGGTGACCTGGACGACAATCGCCGGCACGGTGCTGATCGTTTCGGGCTGCTTGCTGGTTGCCTGGCGGCGGCCGAAAAAGGCGGAGATGGTGGAGGCGGCGGTATCATGA
- a CDS encoding PaaI family thioesterase, producing MTSPPDGFAPHFRKSPLTDPWEPLFYKRTDMAVILGITADSQHCNSRGFVHGGLITALADNAMGLSCAASHENVSGLVTISLHVDFVRAARIGQWLEFETTFIKPGKNIDSAQGRVLADGEVCALVGATFSVGQSIPDKGGTD from the coding sequence ATGACGAGCCCGCCGGATGGCTTCGCACCCCATTTTCGCAAGAGCCCACTCACCGATCCCTGGGAGCCGCTTTTCTACAAGCGCACCGACATGGCGGTTATCCTTGGCATCACAGCCGATAGCCAGCACTGCAATTCGCGCGGCTTTGTCCATGGCGGCTTGATCACCGCGCTCGCCGATAATGCGATGGGCCTCTCCTGCGCTGCCAGCCATGAGAATGTTTCCGGCCTGGTGACGATCAGCCTGCATGTCGATTTCGTGCGCGCCGCCCGGATCGGCCAATGGCTCGAATTTGAAACGACCTTCATCAAGCCGGGCAAGAATATCGACAGCGCCCAAGGCCGGGTGCTGGCTGACGGCGAAGTGTGCGCGCTGGTCGGCGCAACCTTCAGTGTTGGCCAGTCGATCCCCGATAAGGGCGGAACCGACTAG
- a CDS encoding Rrf2 family transcriptional regulator yields MQISKGVEWAAHAASLMCALPPGKGLRAEALARYHGVPAAYMAKQMQALSKAGIVQATRGKQGGYRLARTADKITLWDIMAAIEGSAPAFACTEIRQNGPCGAKPEQCRQTCAIAAAFYHAETLLRDHLRSVSLTTIAAGVVAELPTAHLQDVGAWLEQEAVALG; encoded by the coding sequence ATGCAGATTTCCAAAGGCGTAGAATGGGCGGCCCATGCGGCTTCTCTGATGTGCGCATTACCGCCCGGCAAAGGGCTGCGGGCCGAGGCGTTGGCCCGTTATCACGGGGTGCCAGCCGCCTATATGGCGAAACAGATGCAAGCGCTCTCCAAGGCCGGCATTGTCCAGGCAACCCGCGGTAAACAGGGCGGCTATCGCCTCGCCAGAACAGCCGACAAGATTACGCTATGGGACATCATGGCCGCGATCGAAGGCAGCGCACCGGCCTTTGCCTGTACCGAGATCCGGCAAAACGGACCATGCGGCGCAAAGCCCGAGCAATGCCGCCAAACCTGCGCAATTGCCGCTGCCTTTTATCACGCCGAAACCCTGCTGCGCGATCATCTCCGATCCGTATCGCTCACCACCATCGCCGCCGGCGTCGTCGCAGAATTGCCGACCGCGCATCTGCAAGATGTTGGTGCATGGCTGGAACAGGAAGCGGTAGCGCTGGGTTAG
- a CDS encoding thioredoxin family protein, giving the protein MLRRGLFACMALVMAAALPFAAPAAEAEAEHPEARPFDEARPALADVAMALARAAINRKRVLLVMGANWCHDSRGLAGWFERPRFAAMLDRRYELVFVDVAQPQEGNGRNIDIARRFGIDEITGTPTVLVLSPEGALLNPETAPTWRNAASRTDDEIFTYFDAFEPE; this is encoded by the coding sequence ATGCTGAGACGCGGACTCTTTGCCTGCATGGCACTGGTGATGGCAGCGGCTTTGCCGTTCGCCGCGCCCGCCGCCGAAGCCGAGGCGGAGCATCCCGAAGCCCGGCCCTTTGACGAAGCCCGCCCGGCGCTGGCCGATGTCGCGATGGCGCTGGCCCGTGCCGCGATAAACCGTAAGCGTGTCCTGCTCGTGATGGGCGCCAATTGGTGCCATGACAGTCGCGGCCTCGCCGGCTGGTTCGAGAGGCCACGCTTCGCCGCTATGCTGGACCGCCGCTATGAGCTGGTGTTTGTCGATGTCGCTCAACCGCAAGAGGGTAACGGACGTAATATCGATATCGCCCGGCGCTTCGGCATCGACGAAATCACCGGCACGCCCACCGTCCTCGTCCTGTCTCCGGAAGGCGCGCTCCTCAACCCCGAAACCGCACCCACCTGGCGCAATGCCGCCAGCCGCACCGACGACGAAATCTTCACCTATTTCGACGCGTTCGAACCGGAATAG
- a CDS encoding NAD(P)-binding protein, whose protein sequence is MADYETDYLIIGAGAVGMAFADTLLDETDAHITFVDRHAKPGGHWNDAYPFVALHQPSAFYGVNSTPLGAPEKDVIGLNKGFYSLATGSEVAAYYDTIMARRFLPSGRVSYFPLSNYLGDGRFESILSGKESSIDIRGKTVDATYYGTTVPATHTPKFEVADDVRLVPPNALPDLWQQPEAVPSQFVILGAGKTAMDVGVWLIQAGADPDSIVWVRPRDTWMLNRSRTQPGIEFFEGTIGGQVAIMEALAKAENAEDLFDRLEADKVMLRLDPDVRPAMFHYPTISEAEVYILRTIKNVVRKGHVQRIEPGIMHCAEGNVDTASDALFIDCTATAVERRPVVPQFQGDLITLQMIRVPQPAFSAALTAYLEANYEDDATKNSLGQPVPLPDGIDTYPRANLVNMMNQFQWSQQPELQEWMIKARLDGFGKTIAAVSPADSEKQALLGRFRDNAEAAIANLPKLIAQEVKEDA, encoded by the coding sequence ATGGCCGATTATGAAACCGATTATCTGATCATTGGTGCGGGCGCGGTTGGCATGGCCTTTGCCGATACGCTGCTTGATGAGACGGATGCACATATCACCTTTGTCGATCGGCACGCCAAGCCGGGCGGCCATTGGAATGATGCGTATCCCTTTGTCGCGCTCCACCAGCCATCGGCTTTCTATGGCGTGAACTCCACGCCGCTTGGCGCGCCGGAAAAGGATGTGATCGGCCTGAACAAGGGCTTTTACAGCCTTGCGACGGGCTCCGAAGTGGCCGCCTATTATGACACCATCATGGCCCGCCGTTTTCTCCCAAGCGGCCGTGTCTCTTACTTTCCGCTGTCCAACTATCTCGGCGACGGTCGATTTGAATCGATCCTTTCGGGCAAGGAATCCAGTATCGATATTCGCGGCAAGACGGTGGATGCCACCTATTACGGCACAACTGTTCCCGCTACCCACACGCCGAAATTCGAGGTCGCCGATGATGTCCGGCTGGTGCCGCCCAATGCTCTGCCCGATCTCTGGCAACAGCCTGAGGCCGTCCCGTCCCAATTCGTTATCCTTGGCGCGGGTAAAACCGCGATGGATGTGGGTGTCTGGCTGATCCAGGCCGGCGCTGATCCTGACAGCATCGTCTGGGTACGCCCGCGCGATACCTGGATGCTGAACCGGTCACGGACCCAACCGGGTATCGAATTTTTCGAGGGCACGATCGGCGGCCAGGTCGCGATCATGGAGGCACTGGCCAAGGCCGAAAATGCCGAGGATCTGTTTGACCGGCTGGAAGCTGATAAAGTGATGTTGCGCCTTGATCCCGATGTGCGCCCGGCGATGTTCCATTATCCGACTATCTCGGAAGCCGAAGTTTATATCCTCCGCACCATCAAAAATGTGGTCCGCAAGGGTCATGTCCAGCGGATTGAACCGGGCATTATGCACTGCGCTGAAGGCAATGTGGATACCGCAAGCGACGCATTATTTATCGATTGCACCGCCACTGCGGTGGAACGCCGCCCGGTCGTACCGCAATTCCAGGGCGATCTCATAACCCTGCAGATGATCCGCGTGCCGCAGCCGGCGTTCAGCGCCGCGCTCACCGCCTATCTCGAAGCCAATTACGAAGATGACGCGACCAAGAACAGCCTGGGCCAGCCGGTGCCGTTGCCCGATGGCATTGATACCTATCCCCGGGCGAACCTCGTCAACATGATGAACCAGTTCCAATGGTCGCAGCAGCCCGAGCTCCAGGAATGGATGATCAAGGCGCGGCTCGATGGCTTTGGCAAGACGATTGCCGCTGTATCGCCAGCCGATAGCGAGAAACAGGCGCTTCTCGGTCGTTTTCGAGACAATGCCGAGGCCGCGATTGCCAACCTGCCCAAGCTGATTGCGCAGGAAGTCAAAGAGGACGCCTAG
- the ispG gene encoding flavodoxin-dependent (E)-4-hydroxy-3-methylbut-2-enyl-diphosphate synthase — protein MTAESASLRPWRDIARRQSRQIMVGNVPVGGDAPVTVQTMTNTPTSDVKATVDQIRRCEEAGVDIIRVSCPDVESTAAFKQITRAAKVPIVADIHFHHKRALEAADGGAACLRINPGNIGSEERVKEVIAAAKANGCAIRIGVNAGSLEKDLLEKYGEPCPEALVESALDHIKILQDHDFHDFKVAVKASDVFLAVSAYMGLADAVDCPLHLGITEAGGLIGGTVKSAIGIGNLLWAGIGDTIRVSLSAEPEEEVRVGYEILKSLGIRTRGVRVVSCPSCARQGFDVIRTVQTLEERLQHINTPLSLSVLGCVVNGPGEARETDIGITGGGAGKHMVYLSGVTDHHVQDGDMIEHIVSLVEAKAAEIEAAEKDHAEAAE, from the coding sequence ATGACCGCGGAAAGTGCGTCCCTGCGCCCCTGGAGAGATATTGCGCGCCGCCAGTCGCGTCAGATCATGGTTGGCAATGTGCCGGTCGGCGGCGATGCGCCGGTCACGGTGCAGACGATGACCAACACGCCGACGTCCGATGTCAAAGCGACGGTGGATCAGATTCGCCGCTGCGAGGAAGCCGGTGTCGACATCATCCGCGTGTCTTGCCCGGATGTGGAATCGACCGCTGCGTTCAAGCAGATCACCCGGGCGGCCAAGGTGCCGATCGTCGCCGATATTCATTTCCACCATAAGCGCGCACTCGAAGCCGCGGACGGCGGGGCCGCCTGCCTCAGAATCAATCCCGGCAATATCGGCAGCGAAGAGCGCGTCAAAGAAGTCATCGCGGCGGCCAAGGCCAATGGCTGCGCTATCCGGATCGGCGTCAACGCCGGCAGCCTCGAAAAGGATCTGCTCGAAAAATATGGCGAGCCCTGTCCCGAAGCGCTGGTCGAAAGCGCGCTCGATCATATCAAGATCCTGCAGGACCATGATTTCCATGACTTCAAGGTCGCGGTGAAAGCATCGGACGTATTCCTCGCGGTGTCGGCCTATATGGGCCTTGCCGACGCGGTGGATTGCCCCCTGCATCTTGGCATTACCGAGGCTGGCGGCCTGATCGGTGGTACGGTGAAGAGCGCGATCGGCATCGGCAATCTTTTATGGGCCGGGATCGGCGATACGATCCGGGTGTCGCTCTCGGCGGAGCCCGAGGAAGAGGTTCGCGTCGGCTATGAGATACTCAAGAGCCTCGGCATCCGCACCCGCGGCGTCCGGGTCGTGTCATGCCCGAGCTGCGCGCGCCAGGGCTTTGATGTGATCCGCACGGTACAGACGCTGGAAGAACGATTGCAGCACATCAACACGCCGCTCTCACTCTCGGTGCTGGGCTGCGTCGTCAACGGGCCGGGCGAAGCACGTGAAACCGATATCGGCATCACCGGCGGTGGGGCAGGCAAGCATATGGTCTATCTCTCCGGCGTCACCGATCACCACGTCCAGGATGGCGATATGATCGAGCATATCGTGTCCCTGGTTGAAGCAAAGGCGGCGGAAATCGAAGCGGCCGAGAAGGATCATGCCGAGGCAGCCGAGTAA